The Chitinophaga flava genome has a segment encoding these proteins:
- a CDS encoding AraC family transcriptional regulator: MKPILIKVGAFADNQITIIERCDPYFNTPFHFHPECELVFVTESHGKRIVGDSIESFEEGDMVFLGPHIPHVWYNEEEYYKGDENLKARSVVIYFPKDIFGEKFYGLPETKALGELFHRAQRGMKITGPTYDKLKPEILSLPKKEGLDRIISLLNILKTLSETRDCYYLASTGYSHAYNVKDNHKIDEVFKYVMNNFSKEISLQDVASITNLSPQSFCRFFKNRTKKSFVQFLNEVRIGHACKRLTEEDWSIAEIAYSCGFKNLSNFNRFFKEIVGKTPKEYKNELRLKEA, translated from the coding sequence ATGAAACCCATTCTTATTAAAGTGGGGGCTTTTGCCGATAACCAGATCACGATCATAGAGAGATGTGATCCGTATTTCAACACACCGTTTCACTTCCATCCGGAATGTGAGCTGGTGTTTGTTACGGAAAGCCACGGGAAGAGAATTGTAGGGGACAGCATTGAGAGCTTTGAGGAAGGCGATATGGTGTTTTTGGGGCCGCATATTCCCCATGTATGGTATAATGAGGAAGAATATTACAAAGGGGACGAGAACCTGAAAGCCCGTTCCGTGGTGATTTATTTCCCTAAAGACATTTTCGGGGAGAAGTTTTATGGTCTTCCTGAAACCAAAGCTTTAGGTGAGCTTTTTCATCGCGCGCAGCGCGGGATGAAAATCACCGGGCCTACCTACGACAAACTGAAGCCGGAAATACTGTCACTTCCCAAAAAGGAGGGACTCGACCGGATCATCTCCCTGCTCAACATTCTGAAAACATTATCGGAGACCAGGGATTGTTATTACCTGGCCAGCACTGGTTATTCCCATGCCTACAATGTAAAAGACAACCATAAGATTGATGAGGTCTTTAAATATGTGATGAACAACTTCTCCAAGGAGATCTCCCTGCAGGATGTGGCCAGCATCACGAACCTCTCGCCGCAGTCATTCTGTCGTTTCTTTAAGAACCGCACCAAAAAATCCTTTGTACAGTTCCTTAATGAAGTACGGATCGGGCATGCCTGCAAGCGTTTGACAGAAGAAGACTGGTCTATTGCAGAAATCGCCTATTCCTGTGGTTTTAAAAACCTGTCCAATTTTAACCGCTTTTTCAAAGAGATCGTCGGTAAAACGCCAAAGGAATACAAGAACGAGCTCAGATTGAAAGAAGCATAA
- a CDS encoding LacI family DNA-binding transcriptional regulator, with protein sequence MKGISIKDIAKQAGVSPTTVSFVLNGKSKEKRISEQVSKKIQKIAAKLKYKPNQLARGLRTGKTKTIGLIVEDIANNFFASLAKVMEDEADKHGYKVLYGSTEDNTEKAKGLLEVLKYRQVDGYIVTPTKNLDKEIEQLKATAKPVVLVDRYLPNVSSSYVVVDNYKGAYNVTSHLAQQGYKKIAIVTITSDQIQMKDRLDGFTAALKHHHLPFNKSQVKKIPFELEREGFNAEIKKFLTSVKDLDAVFFATNYLGIYGIESIRSLGWEIGPQIGVASFDDHDLFRLHSPSITCVAQPITEIGKNIVEVLMEELNHPAAAPRQIVLEPSLIVRASSNPGKK encoded by the coding sequence ATGAAAGGAATCTCTATTAAAGACATCGCAAAACAGGCAGGGGTTTCTCCCACTACCGTTTCGTTTGTTCTCAACGGTAAGTCAAAAGAAAAACGAATCAGCGAACAGGTTAGTAAAAAAATACAGAAAATAGCCGCTAAGCTTAAATACAAACCTAACCAGCTTGCACGTGGTCTTCGTACCGGAAAAACCAAAACCATCGGCCTTATCGTAGAAGATATTGCCAACAACTTCTTCGCCAGTCTCGCCAAAGTCATGGAAGATGAAGCCGATAAACACGGCTACAAAGTGCTGTATGGCAGCACAGAAGATAATACCGAAAAAGCAAAAGGCCTCCTGGAAGTACTGAAATACCGCCAGGTAGACGGTTATATCGTTACTCCCACCAAAAACCTGGACAAGGAAATAGAACAACTCAAAGCTACTGCCAAACCGGTAGTCCTTGTAGACCGCTATCTGCCAAATGTCAGCTCCAGCTACGTTGTAGTAGATAACTACAAAGGGGCTTACAACGTTACCAGCCACCTCGCTCAACAGGGATATAAAAAGATCGCCATCGTAACCATCACCTCCGATCAGATCCAGATGAAAGACCGCCTGGACGGCTTTACCGCTGCCCTCAAACATCATCATCTCCCTTTCAACAAAAGCCAGGTGAAAAAAATACCATTTGAACTGGAACGCGAAGGCTTTAACGCAGAAATAAAAAAATTCCTTACCTCCGTCAAAGACCTTGACGCAGTATTCTTTGCTACCAACTACCTCGGCATCTACGGCATCGAAAGTATCCGCTCCCTCGGCTGGGAAATCGGCCCGCAGATAGGTGTGGCCAGCTTCGATGATCACGACCTCTTCCGCCTCCACAGCCCTTCTATCACCTGCGTGGCACAACCCATCACAGAAATCGGAAAAAATATTGTGGAAGTACTCATGGAAGAACTGAATCATCCTGCTGCTGCCCCCCGGCAAATTGTACTGGAACCATCACTCATCGTGAGAGCTTCTTCCAACCCGGGAAAAAAATAG